The Zalophus californianus isolate mZalCal1 chromosome 7, mZalCal1.pri.v2, whole genome shotgun sequence genome includes a region encoding these proteins:
- the LOC113927191 gene encoding ubiquitin-conjugating enzyme E2 D3-like: protein MALKRINKELSDLACDPPAQCSAGPVGDDMFHWQATIMGPNDSPYQGGVFFLTIHFPTDYPFKPPKVAFTTRIYHPNINSNGSICLDILRSQWSPALTISKVLLSICSLLCDPNPDDPLVPEIARIYKTDRDKYNRISREWTQKYAM, encoded by the coding sequence ATGGCGCTGAAACGGATTAATAAGGAACTTAGTGATTTGGCCTGTGACCCTCCAGCACAATGTTCTGCAGGTCCAGTTGGGGACGATATGTTTCATTGGCAAGCCACAATTATGGGACCTAATGACAGCCCATATCAAGGCGGTGTATTCTTTTTGACAATTCATTTTCCTACAGACTACCCCTTCAAACCACCTAAGGTTGCATTTACAACAAGAATTTATCATCCAAATATTAACAGTAATGGCAGCATTTGTCTCGATATTCTGAGATCACAGTGGTCTCCTGCTTTAACTATTTCTAAAGttcttttatccatttgttcactGCTATGTGATCCAAACCCAGATGACCCCCTAGTGCCAGAGATTGCACGGATCTATAAAACAGACAGAGATAAGTACAACAGAATATCTCGGGAATGGACTCAGAAGTATGCCATGTGA